In Leucobacter insecticola, one DNA window encodes the following:
- a CDS encoding non-heme iron oxygenase ferredoxin subunit: MAAQKVLALSELVQDQATRVVVDEVPIAVVLDANGDVHAIGDTCSHGQISLSEGFVEGDTLECWAHGSAFSLCTGKPQNLPAYEPVPVYVVKIEDGDVYIDPNVTKEI, translated from the coding sequence ATGGCGGCGCAGAAGGTGCTCGCGCTCAGCGAGTTGGTTCAGGATCAGGCAACCCGAGTTGTCGTTGATGAGGTCCCGATTGCGGTCGTCCTCGATGCGAACGGCGACGTCCACGCGATCGGAGACACCTGCAGCCACGGCCAGATCAGCCTCTCCGAGGGTTTTGTGGAGGGTGACACCCTTGAATGCTGGGCCCACGGCTCCGCATTCTCGCTGTGCACCGGCAAACCCCAGAATCTGCCGGCCTACGAGCCGGTCCCCGTTTATGTCGTCAAAATCGAAGACGGCGACGTGTATATCGACCCCAACGTTACGAAAGAGATTTAG